The window TGCGTAcctttcattaaaaataaaacgcggcaagaaaagtcATCACGAAAGAACATGTTTTCTccctaataaactcttataaaagtgtgatgtttacctcctctgattgCAGACtgagctgcgatggagtgttagttttcctgaattattgtagtttttaagacaTTCAAGACAAGTACTTTAACACAAATTCTTTCTaaagcaaaaatttaatttatttattcaaccttgaatttttgttttaactgataatttatatatttttactaattttttacttattttactAATTTCGACACATACGCACATACACATTGACGCAGGACAAACATTTATAGCAGTTTTTACAAGTGAAGTttttatcctgtataaacatttttaaataataataataataatttcagATTTATGTCTTGATTGTACTGGTTTGAAGTTAACAGGACCATTTGATATTTTATCTGGTAATCTTTCTAAAGACAACACACTAGAGAAAGTTGATTATCACCTGCATGGCAGATGTTTTTATGATGTACCTGAGATGATGACTGTCTTATACACTAATGATAATGATGGATATCACATATCTTATTTCAGGTACTGATTCAGGGAAAATATAGTAGTCGTGTAGGTAGAATTCTCCATGTTTCATTATGTTTGATATTAATTTTTTCCAAACCCAATTTGTTTTCTAGTTAAAATTTCTGCAAAAAACTCATGTAATTACTTTTAATGTTGGAAAAGTAAAATTGTTATACAACCTTATAAAACACCCTCTTTTTGAATCATTGACTTTGACTTCAATGACATCAGAATGTTACATTAAAGGTAGATCCAGCAATCAATAGCATTATCAAATTTTATTCTCCAAAGTAAAAACATAATTAATTGATTTGTGTGTACAGTAAAAAACATCTATTTTTATATCCTATTTCCAAGCAGCAATATATTAGATGACACAAAAATCTACTTACTTTTAGAAAGGcagcaaaatcaaaaaaatctgaatttttaaaagtaaaacagtGTAAAATTTCTAATAGGTtaatatttagaaaaaattaaGCATGGTTTTAATGTACTAAAAAAAGCTGGGATACACACGTTGGCTGTGTAATAACAACATGTAAATATAATAGCATATTTTAACGTAAATTTGACCTGAGTAAAAAATGATGCTGTATATACATGACACCTTCAATTTAGAGATTTTCCAGATCAAATGCCTCAACTACTTGTGTCAAGTAAATCAGATGTTAATGGTGAGTTATCAACAAGTGGAGACAATATATTTGCAGCTGTGTTGTAAGTTATGCTTTATTATGACACGCTTTTTAGAAGTTTTTTAACCTATCCTAGGTTACTGATAGAATTATCTCTATATAGAGAATATGCTGATtggaaaagaaacattttttgctATAATTTTGCGAATTTATCTAAAAGGCACACAATTAAGTGTTATAAATAAATGCGTAATTTGGATTCAGAGAAATTATTCCCAAAATTGACTTCGCAGCTGTGAAAAACGTCATCGGTCATCATACGTATACATTATACTATGACATTATTCTACGGTCAATGTCCTGTTAGTATTACAAACAAAAGTGATAGCAACAACAAAtcaagttttttattaaaaaggtgGCATTCTACGTTTGAGGGGCGTTTATTCAATGAGGCGTTTATCTTAGGACGGTCGTTTGTTCAATTTTAGGCTAATTATTTCtttattcaattttaaaagaTCTGTAAAAAAATTACCGTAAGTTTGAGTTTGTGCGTCGTGGATCCGTCTAACGTGTTGTTTTATACATTAGCCTGTATTGTAAAGACTTACTTCGATCAGCGAATGACAAAACTAAGATAAAAGAACTAAACAGTTTATGCAAGCGCATTGAAGATAAAGCCACATCTTATGGCTACCAGTTAGAACGAACAACGTCGTCACATAAAGCACGTAACAAAAACGTGGTAACGAAGTCCTTCCATAAAGCAGGGCTGGTGGTGATACTTGATGAGAATGATGTTGGATATCGGGAATTACCATCATCTGATAGTAAGGGTTACGGGATTTTATTCTTtcgttttaatattttattttatgccCTTAATCCATGTAATTAAAGGTTATTTATTTTTGGTGCAATACTGGGCCGCGTGTGTGCTGCGCAAAATATACCCAATTCGCCCATTATGTGTGTACGGAATTCTAAACATTTATAACTTTATCACAACTCATTTTACTAACAACATTAACAACTGTTGCGTCTCGACTAAACGTTTTTTTGGCTCCAAATCTGCAAAATTAAAATCGTACTCTTTTTTCCCAATTTGATTTGCAATATTTTATATCCTGCGAGGTATGAAAATATTCACATGTTTGTGCAAACTTAATTTATCATTGTTTTGATTTGAACAAAAATTATCCTGTCTAAATAGCGAAAAAATACCCAACATTTATATCAGCCACgctgttttattgttttattaaaagtttttgtaacaaatgTTTTCTGGTTTATTATCACCCTTTTATACCAATCTTTTTATTTCATAGGAGATTTAAGAAAAATACTCCAGAAAATTGTTGATGCAAAATCAGACAGTGAACGAGATAGTGCGTTTGACGAACTTCAGGAAATTATTACGCTTATCCAGTTCGCCAACGATGAGTGTGACTATGGAATGGGCTACGAATTAGGAATTGACTTATTGATATTTGGTCACGAACAATTTCGTCGCACGATTTTGCATTTGCTGCCATTAGCTTACCAACTACTGCAACGAGATATTTACGGTGAAATTCTTGAGAAACATTTAGAAAATCGAAAGAAGGACGGGCCTATAAGTATGCTTTCACTGTGATTGAAAATATTGTGTAGATTGGAGAATTATTGGTCGTCAATGTTGAGAGAAATAAAACCATCACACACGTTTAGACGTGCACAGAAAGATTCCGTGGAAATAAATTACCAAAGCAAGGTCTTCCTTACACGCTAGAATCTGGTGCGCGTAAAAAACCtccataaacattaaaaaattaaaagtttgtcATACAATTGTTTGTCAACAAATGCTAATActtaatttattttgtatatactttGTTATCGTATATGTGCATAtgtttatcacttttatgagtTAAGACATGTTTATCTCTAGTAACTGTTTCAgcatttttgtttcatttcaaAAAACGTGTACCTATTTTATGAGGAACATTATCTTTCTTGACGCAGGGAGCAAACAATGTAAACCTTGAAATGGAATACTCTACTGTAATATAGTCAACAATGTAGGGCTAATAAAAATTTCAGTCACAACGTCATAAGATCTagcttttcttaaaatattttataaggtACTTTCTAAAAATAACCATCAAAATGGAAATTCGTGTAGCATGTTAAAATTTTGGAATACTGAAGGAAATTTTTTGCATTTCTTGGCGAAAATAAAGAAGTTATTAGTTttgaagtttatcatttcttaaacATAATAGTTCAGCAGGCGATGTTTCGGGAAATTCTTCTCTCATCGGGCAAACAAAGGTGATGTTGTACATTACATAGTTACACAGGAtctaaattcataaaaattaaccaatcagaaacaagCTGTTAATTACAGTTATATGCCTTCAGTAGTGATATGAGCACTgaacaaaccgaaataatatcttcaataataaaaaattgctCAATGGCCACTTAAATTGACATTAGAAACTACTGACTATTGTTCGACAAGCAAGCTAAGCTCTCTATCTGGCAACATACTCTTTTGTGCTTAGTTGTAGGGGGAGTCAAATTGcactttttcgaatttttcacccctaaaattattttattatcaaaacaaatacTATTTACAAGTGAAAAATAACAAGTATCAACAAAATGTCAGCACAATTTATTtcttaaacatgtcaaaagcatttTTATCTTTACTTCTAGTTGTTCCCCCCTGCTTAttcgaccccccccccccccccctacaattaagcacaaaagagTAACAAAATCACAGTTAAAGGTTGGTCTAGCATATAGATGGAATTTGTGTAATTTGTGCTTTCCGTTAATCCGTTTggcacaaaattaaatttgcgCAACTCAGATTTTTCATCAATGGAAGTTAATTCCCACGCGATGTCAATAGGAGCGTTGTAAAAAAGCTCTGTTCTACGCCCACAAGACGTTCTTTTTAATTAGTTGGGCAAGGCCAGGACATTGCTCAGTTCGATCTCGCTGCAAAAAACCTGGTCGGTACGGTGTTAAATTTctttaacacaaaattttgaatttgtCTGGGTATTTTTGTTATCGcatcatttattcatttttgttatttttttgctatACTCAGGATgcgaaaactatttttttatgtacaaatatttatttataacataTAATGTATGCGTTTGATATTTACATAATAAACTTTCAAAAAGTGATCAATAACGCGGAACCTTGAAAAAAGGATTTTTTGCTTAGGCTTTACAAAGTTTCGCTGAGTTATAAAACCTAAAAAATTACTGTACTGATCGATAGGCCTTAGTGGACCAACGTCAATTTGACGTAACAAAAGTTAAACCAAACTcagacaaaatttaaatattttttgggaaTGGAGAAGAAGAGATCggtaacaacctcgtccccagagatTTTTTCTACGCCAATGATATTACGATAGGTTAAAGGAGCCCTGAG is drawn from Hydractinia symbiolongicarpus strain clone_291-10 chromosome 8, HSymV2.1, whole genome shotgun sequence and contains these coding sequences:
- the LOC130655763 gene encoding histone PARylation factor 1-like is translated as MAGRKSAKKENTLSKNGKGKRKLDNKSEESPSKIVKLSQECKFKDEFGGVLQEKYGMALPDDFFLFFDFLVNNNLCLDCTGLKLTGPFDILSGNLSKDNTLEKVDYHLHGRCFYDVPEMMTVLYTNDNDGYHISYFRDFPDQMPQLLVSSKSDVNGELSTSGDNIFAAVFLYCKDLLRSANDKTKIKELNSLCKRIEDKATSYGYQLERTTSSHKARNKNVVTKSFHKAGLVVILDENDVGYRELPSSDRDLRKILQKIVDAKSDSERDSAFDELQEIITLIQFANDECDYGMGYELGIDLLIFGHEQFRRTILHLLPLAYQLLQRDIYGEILEKHLENRKKDGPISMLSL